One segment of Balaenoptera ricei isolate mBalRic1 chromosome 8, mBalRic1.hap2, whole genome shotgun sequence DNA contains the following:
- the SIRT3 gene encoding NAD-dependent protein deacetylase sirtuin-3, mitochondrial isoform X1 yields MALWACSVVPALRLWGLGGARPWTRRPRIAGAGRPISFSAGASSVSGSGGRSPKFLLQDVAELIKTGACQRVVVMVGAGISTASGVPDFRSPGTGYYSSLQQYKIPYPEAIFELSFFFRDPKPFFTFAKELYPGNYRPNATHYFLRLLHDKGLLLRLYTQNIDGLERGETSVLSHIFSLLQGRLTCLFLASGIPASKLVEAHGSFASATCTVCRRPFPGEDFWADVMVDRVPRCPVCTGVVKPDIVFFGEMLPHRFLLHLADFPTADLLLILGTSLEVEPFASLSEAVRSSVPRLLINRDLVGSLARHPRGRDVVQLGDVVHGVTRLVELLGWTEEMRDLIQRETGKPGITLLKVDFTRML; encoded by the exons TATTGCAGGTGCAGGAAGGCCCATATCTTTTTCTGCCGGTGCCTCAAGTGTCTCTGGAAGTGGAGGCCGCAGTCCGAAGTTCCTCCTGCAGGACGTTGCCGAGCTGATTAAAACCGGAGCCTGCCAGAGGGTGGTGGTCATGGTGGGGGCCGGCATCAGCACAGCCAGCGGCGTCCCGGACTTCAG ATCTCCGGGCACCGGCTACTACAGCAGCCTCCAGCAGTACAAGATCCCCTACCCCGAGGCCATTTTTgagctctcatttttctttcGCGATCCCAAGCCGTTTTTCACTTTTGCCAAGGAGCTGTACCCTGGGAACTATAGGCCTAATGCCACTCACTACTTCCTGCGACTGCTCCATGACAAGGGGCTGCTTCTGCGGCTGTACACACAGAACATCGACGGGCTTGAGAGAGGTGAGACCTCCGTCCTGTCTCACATCTTCTCGCTCTTGCAGGGAAGGCTCACGTGCCTGTTTCTAG CGTCTGGCATCCCTGCCTCAAAGCTCGTTGAAGCTCACGGATCCTTTGCCTCTGCCACCTGCACCGTCTGCCGAAGACCCTTCCCAGGGGAGGACTTTTGG GCCGACGTGATGGTGGACAGGGTCCCACGCTGCCCGGTCTGCACTGGCGTCGTGAAGCCCGACATCGTGTTCTTTGGGGAGATGCTGCCCCACAGGTTCCTGCTGCATCTGGCTGACTTCCCCACGGCAGACCTGCTGCTCATCCTTGGGACCTCTCTGGAG GTGGAACCTTTTGCCAGCTTGTCTGAGGCCGTGCGGAGCTCGGTTCCCCGACTGCTCATCAACCGGGACTTGGTGGGGTCCTTGGCTAGGCATCCTCGGGGCAGGGATGTGGTCCAGCTGGGGGACGTGGTTCACGGTGTGACGAGGCTGGTGGAGCTTCTGGGCTGGACGGAGGAGATGCGGGACCTCATCCAGCGGGAAACTGGAAAG CCAGGTATAACACTGCTGAAAGTGGACTTCACCAGAATGCTGTAA
- the SIRT3 gene encoding NAD-dependent protein deacetylase sirtuin-3, mitochondrial isoform X4, which translates to MALWACSVVPALRLWGLGGARPWTRRPRIAGAGRPISFSAGASSVSGSGGRSPKFLLQDVAELIKTGACQRVVVMVGAGISTASGVPDFRSPGTGYYSSLQQYKIPYPEAIFELSFFFRDPKPFFTFAKELYPGNYRPNATHYFLRLLHDKGLLLRLYTQNIDGLERGETSVLSHIFSLLQGRLTCLFLASGIPASKLVEAHGSFASATCTVCRRPFPGEDFWADVMVDRVPRCPVCTGVVKPDIVFFGEMLPHRFLLHLADFPTADLLLILGTSLEVEPFASLSEAVRSSVPRLLINRDLVGSLARHPRGRDVVQLGDVVHGVTRLVELLGWTEEMRDLIQRETGKR; encoded by the exons TATTGCAGGTGCAGGAAGGCCCATATCTTTTTCTGCCGGTGCCTCAAGTGTCTCTGGAAGTGGAGGCCGCAGTCCGAAGTTCCTCCTGCAGGACGTTGCCGAGCTGATTAAAACCGGAGCCTGCCAGAGGGTGGTGGTCATGGTGGGGGCCGGCATCAGCACAGCCAGCGGCGTCCCGGACTTCAG ATCTCCGGGCACCGGCTACTACAGCAGCCTCCAGCAGTACAAGATCCCCTACCCCGAGGCCATTTTTgagctctcatttttctttcGCGATCCCAAGCCGTTTTTCACTTTTGCCAAGGAGCTGTACCCTGGGAACTATAGGCCTAATGCCACTCACTACTTCCTGCGACTGCTCCATGACAAGGGGCTGCTTCTGCGGCTGTACACACAGAACATCGACGGGCTTGAGAGAGGTGAGACCTCCGTCCTGTCTCACATCTTCTCGCTCTTGCAGGGAAGGCTCACGTGCCTGTTTCTAG CGTCTGGCATCCCTGCCTCAAAGCTCGTTGAAGCTCACGGATCCTTTGCCTCTGCCACCTGCACCGTCTGCCGAAGACCCTTCCCAGGGGAGGACTTTTGG GCCGACGTGATGGTGGACAGGGTCCCACGCTGCCCGGTCTGCACTGGCGTCGTGAAGCCCGACATCGTGTTCTTTGGGGAGATGCTGCCCCACAGGTTCCTGCTGCATCTGGCTGACTTCCCCACGGCAGACCTGCTGCTCATCCTTGGGACCTCTCTGGAG GTGGAACCTTTTGCCAGCTTGTCTGAGGCCGTGCGGAGCTCGGTTCCCCGACTGCTCATCAACCGGGACTTGGTGGGGTCCTTGGCTAGGCATCCTCGGGGCAGGGATGTGGTCCAGCTGGGGGACGTGGTTCACGGTGTGACGAGGCTGGTGGAGCTTCTGGGCTGGACGGAGGAGATGCGGGACCTCATCCAGCGGGAAACTGGAAAG agatga
- the SIRT3 gene encoding NAD-dependent protein deacetylase sirtuin-3, mitochondrial isoform X3, whose protein sequence is MALWACSVVPALRLWGLGGARPWTRRPRIAGAGRPISFSAGASSVSGSGGRSPKFLLQDVAELIKTGACQRVVVMVGAGISTASGVPDFRSPGTGYYSSLQQYKIPYPEAIFELSFFFRDPKPFFTFAKELYPGNYRPNATHYFLRLLHDKGLLLRLYTQNIDGLERASGIPASKLVEAHGSFASATCTVCRRPFPGEDFWADVMVDRVPRCPVCTGVVKPDIVFFGEMLPHRFLLHLADFPTADLLLILGTSLEVEPFASLSEAVRSSVPRLLINRDLVGSLARHPRGRDVVQLGDVVHGVTRLVELLGWTEEMRDLIQRETGKVGAAESHGRGLLFCSGVWSTWSGALFG, encoded by the exons TATTGCAGGTGCAGGAAGGCCCATATCTTTTTCTGCCGGTGCCTCAAGTGTCTCTGGAAGTGGAGGCCGCAGTCCGAAGTTCCTCCTGCAGGACGTTGCCGAGCTGATTAAAACCGGAGCCTGCCAGAGGGTGGTGGTCATGGTGGGGGCCGGCATCAGCACAGCCAGCGGCGTCCCGGACTTCAG ATCTCCGGGCACCGGCTACTACAGCAGCCTCCAGCAGTACAAGATCCCCTACCCCGAGGCCATTTTTgagctctcatttttctttcGCGATCCCAAGCCGTTTTTCACTTTTGCCAAGGAGCTGTACCCTGGGAACTATAGGCCTAATGCCACTCACTACTTCCTGCGACTGCTCCATGACAAGGGGCTGCTTCTGCGGCTGTACACACAGAACATCGACGGGCTTGAGAGAG CGTCTGGCATCCCTGCCTCAAAGCTCGTTGAAGCTCACGGATCCTTTGCCTCTGCCACCTGCACCGTCTGCCGAAGACCCTTCCCAGGGGAGGACTTTTGG GCCGACGTGATGGTGGACAGGGTCCCACGCTGCCCGGTCTGCACTGGCGTCGTGAAGCCCGACATCGTGTTCTTTGGGGAGATGCTGCCCCACAGGTTCCTGCTGCATCTGGCTGACTTCCCCACGGCAGACCTGCTGCTCATCCTTGGGACCTCTCTGGAG GTGGAACCTTTTGCCAGCTTGTCTGAGGCCGTGCGGAGCTCGGTTCCCCGACTGCTCATCAACCGGGACTTGGTGGGGTCCTTGGCTAGGCATCCTCGGGGCAGGGATGTGGTCCAGCTGGGGGACGTGGTTCACGGTGTGACGAGGCTGGTGGAGCTTCTGGGCTGGACGGAGGAGATGCGGGACCTCATCCAGCGGGAAACTGGAAAGGTAGGGGCCGCTGAGAGTCACGGGAGGGGCCTTCTCTTCTGCTCTGGGGTCTGGTCAACCTGGAGTGGCGCCCTCTTTGGCTAA
- the SIRT3 gene encoding NAD-dependent protein deacetylase sirtuin-3, mitochondrial isoform X2 codes for MALWACSVVPALRLWGLGGARPWTRRPRIAGAGRPISFSAGASSVSGSGGRSPKFLLQDVAELIKTGACQRVVVMVGAGISTASGVPDFRSPGTGYYSSLQQYKIPYPEAIFELSFFFRDPKPFFTFAKELYPGNYRPNATHYFLRLLHDKGLLLRLYTQNIDGLERGETSVLSHIFSLLQGRLTCLFLASGIPASKLVEAHGSFASATCTVCRRPFPGEDFWADVMVDRVPRCPVCTGVVKPDIVFFGEMLPHRFLLHLADFPTADLLLILGTSLEVEPFASLSEAVRSSVPRLLINRDLVGSLARHPRGRDVVQLGDVVHGVTRLVELLGWTEEMRDLIQRETGKTDGWDKLGE; via the exons TATTGCAGGTGCAGGAAGGCCCATATCTTTTTCTGCCGGTGCCTCAAGTGTCTCTGGAAGTGGAGGCCGCAGTCCGAAGTTCCTCCTGCAGGACGTTGCCGAGCTGATTAAAACCGGAGCCTGCCAGAGGGTGGTGGTCATGGTGGGGGCCGGCATCAGCACAGCCAGCGGCGTCCCGGACTTCAG ATCTCCGGGCACCGGCTACTACAGCAGCCTCCAGCAGTACAAGATCCCCTACCCCGAGGCCATTTTTgagctctcatttttctttcGCGATCCCAAGCCGTTTTTCACTTTTGCCAAGGAGCTGTACCCTGGGAACTATAGGCCTAATGCCACTCACTACTTCCTGCGACTGCTCCATGACAAGGGGCTGCTTCTGCGGCTGTACACACAGAACATCGACGGGCTTGAGAGAGGTGAGACCTCCGTCCTGTCTCACATCTTCTCGCTCTTGCAGGGAAGGCTCACGTGCCTGTTTCTAG CGTCTGGCATCCCTGCCTCAAAGCTCGTTGAAGCTCACGGATCCTTTGCCTCTGCCACCTGCACCGTCTGCCGAAGACCCTTCCCAGGGGAGGACTTTTGG GCCGACGTGATGGTGGACAGGGTCCCACGCTGCCCGGTCTGCACTGGCGTCGTGAAGCCCGACATCGTGTTCTTTGGGGAGATGCTGCCCCACAGGTTCCTGCTGCATCTGGCTGACTTCCCCACGGCAGACCTGCTGCTCATCCTTGGGACCTCTCTGGAG GTGGAACCTTTTGCCAGCTTGTCTGAGGCCGTGCGGAGCTCGGTTCCCCGACTGCTCATCAACCGGGACTTGGTGGGGTCCTTGGCTAGGCATCCTCGGGGCAGGGATGTGGTCCAGCTGGGGGACGTGGTTCACGGTGTGACGAGGCTGGTGGAGCTTCTGGGCTGGACGGAGGAGATGCGGGACCTCATCCAGCGGGAAACTGGAAAG ACTGATGGTTGGGACAAATTAGGAGAGTGA